DNA from Podospora pseudopauciseta strain CBS 411.78 chromosome 5 map unlocalized CBS411.78m_5, whole genome shotgun sequence:
cggaggaggctgccaagCGCAGCTTTCACACGCTATTCTACACCCTAGAAAACGACCGGACCGCCATGCTCGAGCACCAGCAGCTGGAAGAATCAGAAAAACAGCtgcaggccgagatggacAAGACGGGTCACAACAGCACAAGTCAGCCGGGGAGCCAGGGCGGCCACGGCTCGCTCAGCAATGCCAACCTGGGCGCCTCGAGCCTGACGTTAAAGCACCTCATCGCCAGGATAGACCTCAAAAGAGACCAGGTTCGGGCCTCGGATGCCGAGCTGCGCTCGCTCATGAACGAAGTCCGCAAGAACCGGAGCAAATGGGCGAGTGAGGAGAATGTAGGACAGGAGGAGCTCTACGAGGCACTGGACAAGGTGCTCAGCGAGCTCAAGGCGCACACCGAGTTTTCGACGCCGTTTCTGAACCGCGTCAACAAGAGGGATGCGCCAGATTACTACAACATAATCAGACAACCGATGGACATGGGGACCATGACGAAGAAGCTCAAACAGCTTCAGTACAAGTCCAAGACCGAGTTCGTCACGGACCTGAACCTGATCTGGGACAACTGCCTCCGGTACAACCAGGACATGGCCCACCCTTTCCGGCGTCTTGCCAACTCGATGCgcaaggaggccgagaagttAATACCCCTGATTCCGGATGTTGTCATCAGGCCAAGGGCGGAGGTGGAAGCCGAGGAAAGAAGGAAGCAAAACGGgggagatgacgaggacaGCGACGACGAGCCGATCATGTCCTCGCGGGGTCGCAAAGCAACAAAGGGGGCGAGCAAGTCCCGGAAGGCGCAGTCGGACCAAAAAGAAGATACCCCAAACCTGGAGACGAAGCCGGTGCTGCAGTTGAATGGACTTTTAGCGAGGCATAGGGAGGGGTCCGAGATTGACGGCAGCAACGGCTTTGGGACGCCGCCGGTGGCTGGATCCATCACGCCCAGCGGCTTGAACGGGCATCATTCCGGTGTCAGTAATGCTGATGCGATGGATATTGACGGGCCGTCGCTGAACGGGATTCATCTGAATCAAGCGCTGGGCGAGGCGGCGGAGCAGGcgtttgaggatgatgattaCAAGATGTGGAAGCAGGTCACGAAGAAGGACCGGGCGTTGATAGCGAAGGAGCGATATCGGTTGTTTGCGGATGGGCATTTGAATGTGGACGAGCCGGCGTTGTTGAGGACCAAGGCTGGGATGAGGCGGTTTCTCAAGTCGCAGAGGGAGGCGGAAGCGCATGGGCTTTTGCCGGGGTCGAATCAGGCTGATGCTTCGGCGGCTGGGTCGAAGGATGGGATCAAGGCGTCGGAGACGTTGGCGGAGGGGATGGAAGATGATGTGGTGAAGAACATACCTGCGTACTATGAGCCTCAGACGATCATCCCGGACATTGATCCGAAGCTCCagtgggtggaggatggtgaagggCAGGTTATCAACCAGTTTGAGGACATGCTGCAGCTGGTTCCTCAGGGGCACTTCATCTCGCCCGTGAGCAAGCTGACGAACAAGTTTGATGCGAACATTCGGCAGATGCAGGAGACGAGGAAGCTGTGTTCCAAGATCAGCGTCATCAAGCAGATGCAGATCCAGACAcaggtatgttttttttttcgttttgctttcttttttcttctttttttttctttttgggttTGATAGCTTGCTAACAGTAATAGATGTACCAAAACCAATTCCAAAAGTACAATCCCGAACCCTTCATCGAGCAGGATATcgagccccacttcctcgCCGGCGAGGGCCCGGTCATGGCGGGAGAAGTCTGCCGCGCAGCCATGCAGCGCTCCGTAGCCAAGATCTTCTACCACGCCGGCTTCGAGGAGCTCCAACCTTCTGCcctcgacaccatcaccgacatTGCAGGAGACTACTTCCAAAAGCTCGTCCGAACCTTCAACGTCTATCGCGAAGCAGAACTCAAGCCCGCCACGGGTGTCTTTGCGGAAAGGGGCACGAAGTTTCAACGCCGGTACACCCCCGAAGAAGTCATCCTCCACACCCTCGACGAAAACGGCTACGACATTGAGCAGCTCGAAGCCTACGCCCGTGACGACGTCGGCAAGCTAGGCAGCAAATTGTCAACCCTCCACGAAAGGATGAAAGCCCACCTCGccgacctcctccggccGGCCCTCAACGACGCGGGAGCCGACGGCTCGGGGGCCTTCAACGACGGCTCGGAGCAGTTTGTGGGAGGGGACTTTGCCGAGGACCTCGGGGAGGACTTTTTCGGGTTCAAGTCTCTCGGTCTGGACAAGGAGCTCGGGCTGGACATGCTGTCTGTCCCGCTGCACCTGCTCCAATCCCGGGTGAGGAACCAGTTTCAGCTGCAGACCCAGACGGcaggggcgggggtggggacGGTGGACATGTTTGAGCCACTGCCGCCGTCGGAGCCGGTTACTAGGGACTCGATCCAGGAGCAGATCGGGCTGGTCAAGAACTTCTTCTTGGCGAAGCTGCATGCTAACGGGGACGCGCCGCTtgtggaggacgaggactTGCCTGTGAAGCAGcggaggccgaggccgaggttgGGGGCGACGGGCAAGATTGTTAGTCCGCAGAAGCGGCCGCCGAAGGAGCAGATTGCGctggcgaagaagaagaagatggagagtAGCGGGTTGGGAATGGTTACTGCGGGGCAGAATGCGGGGagtttggttggtgggttgggaggggggagtcCGAATAAGAGTAGgaaggttgtggttggtggtggtggtggtggtggtggtgttgggagcATAACGCTGCCGACGGTGGCGGCTGGGGGCGGGGAGAGCGGGactgagaaggaggatggtggtgggacgCAACAAGCAGGggagagtggtggtgggatggggatgatgagtcCGGATAGTATGGATGTtaggtgagggtgagggtaaGGGTGAGGGGTGTTTGTATGATAgtgt
Protein-coding regions in this window:
- the SPT7 gene encoding Transcriptional activator spt7 (BUSCO:EOG09261476; COG:B; COG:K; EggNog:ENOG503NXIC); translated protein: MSIANGQNAWPPPSASQVNGERGHGYHGGAADDGLPRTNTPSGGHHPPSLMPEASDLDDEHRRAFFAQKFQVANRRLERLFGDDGGYDQAALASFTRPPTPPAPLIPAATDHAPIQEPPRKRAKRVIDEDDYGDDDDDDGDDDEDDEESQDGANRIASKHSSAAAAKTLLSPSKSGSSPVHSVPSPGKQSREDGSQQKVKSSEDARKELEDARTATEEAAKRSFHTLFYTLENDRTAMLEHQQLEESEKQLQAEMDKTGHNSTSQPGSQGGHGSLSNANLGASSLTLKHLIARIDLKRDQVRASDAELRSLMNEVRKNRSKWASEENVGQEELYEALDKVLSELKAHTEFSTPFLNRVNKRDAPDYYNIIRQPMDMGTMTKKLKQLQYKSKTEFVTDLNLIWDNCLRYNQDMAHPFRRLANSMRKEAEKLIPLIPDVVIRPRAEVEAEERRKQNGGDDEDSDDEPIMSSRGRKATKGASKSRKAQSDQKEDTPNLETKPVLQLNGLLARHREGSEIDGSNGFGTPPVAGSITPSGLNGHHSGVSNADAMDIDGPSLNGIHLNQALGEAAEQAFEDDDYKMWKQVTKKDRALIAKERYRLFADGHLNVDEPALLRTKAGMRRFLKSQREAEAHGLLPGSNQADASAAGSKDGIKASETLAEGMEDDVVKNIPAYYEPQTIIPDIDPKLQWVEDGEGQVINQFEDMLQLVPQGHFISPVSKLTNKFDANIRQMQETRKLCSKISVIKQMQIQTQMYQNQFQKYNPEPFIEQDIEPHFLAGEGPVMAGEVCRAAMQRSVAKIFYHAGFEELQPSALDTITDIAGDYFQKLVRTFNVYREAELKPATGVFAERGTKFQRRYTPEEVILHTLDENGYDIEQLEAYARDDVGKLGSKLSTLHERMKAHLADLLRPALNDAGADGSGAFNDGSEQFVGGDFAEDLGEDFFGFKSLGLDKELGLDMLSVPLHLLQSRVRNQFQLQTQTAGAGVGTVDMFEPLPPSEPVTRDSIQEQIGLVKNFFLAKLHANGDAPLVEDEDLPVKQRRPRPRLGATGKIVSPQKRPPKEQIALAKKKKMESSGLGMVTAGQNAGSLVGGLGGGSPNKSRKVVVGGGGGGGGVGSITLPTVAAGGGESGTEKEDGGGTQQAGESGGGMGMMSPDSMDVR